A window from Carassius gibelio isolate Cgi1373 ecotype wild population from Czech Republic chromosome B3, carGib1.2-hapl.c, whole genome shotgun sequence encodes these proteins:
- the LOC127952318 gene encoding gastrula zinc finger protein XlCGF57.1-like isoform X1, whose protein sequence is MAFIKEETEDVTEEPFRVKQEDSEEQTKMAFIKEEIGDVKIEEVFSLKQEESEEQTDLMPLKEEIQELNDMEEEYQCEKPHQFMTGEKYFSNSNTEKTSSQNKGQMKEQTGKSPFTCQQCGRSFNHKQALKRHLKIHTGVKPFTCKQCGRSFSLKQTLDRHMNIHTGVKPFACQQCGKRFSDKTHLNTHVSLHTGERPFTCSQCGKCFTQKKHLNIHMSLHTRRCPHTCKQCGKSFSQKGNLKTHMRVHTGEKPFTCDQCGKSFKQKKNLNVHMQTHTMRFTENLNNHIKIYTREGTFICHQCRRSFKDSKCLKNHVKTHAGEKPFMCDHCGKTCANKANLENHKRVHSGEKPFICPQCGKSFLYKGNLKIHMRVHTGERPYKCLQCEKTFMYHSSLKRHLKTRACFTPQA, encoded by the exons ATGGCATTTATTAAGGAGGAGACTGAAGACGTCACTGAAGAAccattcagagtcaaacaagaagattCTGAGGAACAAACAAAGATGGCGTTCATTAAGGAGGAGATTGGAGATGTGAAGATTGAAGAAGTATTCAGTCTGAAACAAGAagaaagtgaggaacaaacag ACCTGATGCCATTGAAAGAGGAGATTCAAGAGCTCAATGATATGGAAGAAGAATATCAATGTGAGAAACCTCATCAGTTCATGACTGGAGAAAAATATTTTAGCAACTCAAATACTGAAAAAACATCCTCACAAAACAAAGGCCAAATGAAAGAGCAAACTGGAAAGAGCCCTTTCacttgccaacagtgtggaagAAGTTTCAATCACAAACAAGCCCTTAAGAGGCACCTCAAAATTCACACCGGAGTAAAGCCTTTCACTTGCAAACAGTGTGGAAGAAGTTTCAGTCTCAAACAAACCCTTGACAGGCACATGAACATTCACACTGGAGTGAAGCCTTTcgcctgccaacagtgtggaaagagattctCTGACAAAACACATCTCAACACCCATGTGAGtcttcacactggagagagaccttttacctgctctcagtgtggaaagtgttttacacagaaaaaacaCCTTAATATCCACATGAGTCTTCACACTAGACGATGCCCACACACCTGCAaacagtgtgggaagagtttctcaCAAAAAGGAAATCTTAAGacccacatgagagttcacactggagaaaagccatTCACATgcgatcagtgtggaaagagttttaaacaaaaaaaaaaccttaatgtcCACATGCAAACTCATACTATGAGATTTACAGAAAACCTTAACAATCACATTAAGATTTACACAAGAGAGGGGACTTTTATATGTCATCAATGTAGAAGGAGTTTTAAAGACAGCAAATGCCTGAAGAATCATGTAAAAACTCAcgctggagagaagcctttcatgTGCGATCACTGTGGAAAGACTTGCGCAAACAAAGCAAACCTTGAGAATCACAAGAGAGTTCACAGTGGAGAGAAGCCATTCatctgccctcagtgtggaaagagtttcctGTACAAAGGAAACCTTAAgattcacatgagagttcacactggagagaggccTTACAAGTGTCTTCAGTGTGAGAAGACTTTCATGTATCACTCAAGCTTGAAACGTCATTTAAAGACTCGGGCCTGTTTCACACCTCAAGCTTGA